In Actinoplanes derwentensis, the following proteins share a genomic window:
- a CDS encoding ABC transporter substrate-binding protein, with product MKRTATAALAAMLLATAGCTSEGGGGTSGADVPGVTDKTITVGTHMPLTGPAAGGYSKIAPATKAYFDFVNKNGGVHGRTIEYKIKDDGYNPANTQTVVRELVLQDKVFAILNGLGTPTHTGVLDFLKTNRVPDLFVASGSRSWNQPDKYPGTFGFNPDYTVEGKILGTYVKENLAGKKACFLGQDDDFGRDSLAGIEKVIGAVTAKESYVTSNPNVGPQMGALKAAGCEVVLLATVPGFTALSIGTAAKIAFKPQFVVSNVGADPTTVAKTLGAAAPLMEGLVAANYLPLNTDEANPWIQLFKKVNTEHNGNAEFDNNVVYGMSVGYLFVQALQAAGKDLTRDKIIEAVQKNGFQGPGLVPLRFSAQDHSGYGGQQLTRVEKGKAVYFGTPYTTDDNDGPVAPYQGQAVTPPPNGVPAA from the coding sequence ATGAAACGCACAGCGACAGCGGCTCTGGCCGCCATGCTGCTCGCCACCGCGGGCTGCACCAGTGAGGGTGGCGGCGGGACGAGCGGTGCCGATGTGCCGGGCGTGACCGACAAGACGATCACGGTCGGCACCCACATGCCGCTGACCGGCCCGGCTGCCGGCGGCTACTCGAAGATCGCACCGGCCACCAAGGCCTACTTCGACTTCGTCAACAAGAACGGCGGTGTGCACGGCCGCACCATCGAATACAAGATCAAGGATGACGGCTACAACCCCGCGAACACCCAGACCGTGGTGCGCGAGCTGGTACTGCAGGACAAGGTCTTCGCGATCCTCAACGGCCTCGGCACGCCGACGCACACCGGCGTGCTCGACTTCCTGAAGACCAACCGGGTGCCCGACCTCTTCGTGGCCAGCGGCAGCCGCAGCTGGAACCAACCGGACAAGTATCCGGGGACGTTCGGGTTCAACCCGGACTACACCGTCGAGGGCAAGATCCTGGGGACGTACGTGAAGGAGAACCTGGCCGGTAAGAAGGCCTGTTTCCTCGGCCAGGACGACGACTTCGGCCGGGACAGCCTGGCCGGGATCGAGAAGGTCATCGGGGCGGTCACGGCCAAGGAGAGCTACGTGACCAGCAATCCGAACGTCGGCCCGCAGATGGGTGCGCTGAAGGCGGCCGGCTGCGAGGTCGTGCTCCTGGCCACTGTGCCCGGTTTCACCGCCCTGTCGATCGGCACCGCTGCGAAGATCGCCTTCAAACCGCAGTTCGTCGTCAGTAACGTCGGAGCCGACCCGACCACCGTCGCCAAGACCCTGGGTGCTGCCGCGCCGTTGATGGAGGGCCTGGTGGCGGCCAACTACCTGCCGCTGAACACCGACGAGGCCAACCCGTGGATCCAGCTGTTCAAGAAGGTCAACACGGAACACAACGGCAATGCCGAGTTCGACAACAACGTCGTCTACGGCATGTCGGTCGGCTACCTGTTCGTGCAGGCGCTGCAGGCCGCGGGCAAGGACCTGACCCGCGACAAGATCATCGAAGCGGTACAGAAGAACGGTTTCCAGGGTCCGGGGCTGGTGCCGCTGCGGTTCTCCGCGCAGGATCACTCGGGGTACGGCGGCCAGCAGCTCACCAGGGTCGAGAAGGGCAAGGCCGTCTACTTCGGGACTCCGTACACCACCGACGACAATGACGGCCCGGTCGCTCCGTACCAGGGTCAGGCCGTGACGCCGCCACCGAACGGCGTACCGGCCGCGTAA
- a CDS encoding branched-chain amino acid ABC transporter permease produces MTTIEIVRKVRPHPAVVITLGALLVVALTFVLPPFRNYQLATVGAYLCVTAGLTVLTGLNGQLSLGHGALMATGAYTLALTQNKFLNLPLSFAVAVLTTTVAGAVIGLAAARLRGPYLAGLTLAVATVVPSVTSTFDETFNSDQGLSVALDPPPETVPMEQWQVWLCWSAALIVVLLLALLVRGRFGRDLRAVRDDETAAKLAGVDVARTQVLAFVVSAACAGIAGALFAVLAQSVSPGAFPLTLSLFLLMAIVIGGLGSLFGALWGAVLLVLLPALSQAVGESTGSQRLEGNLALVVFGVVLVVVMLAAPGGLASIPSRISRLIRRNR; encoded by the coding sequence ATGACAACCATCGAAATCGTCCGCAAGGTGCGGCCGCACCCCGCCGTGGTGATCACCCTCGGCGCGCTCCTGGTGGTCGCTCTGACGTTCGTGTTGCCACCGTTCCGGAACTATCAGCTGGCCACGGTCGGTGCCTACCTGTGCGTGACCGCCGGGCTGACCGTCCTGACCGGACTCAACGGTCAGCTCTCGCTCGGGCACGGCGCCCTGATGGCGACCGGCGCGTACACGCTCGCGCTGACCCAGAACAAGTTCCTGAACCTGCCGCTCAGTTTCGCCGTCGCCGTCCTGACCACGACCGTGGCGGGGGCGGTGATCGGTCTGGCCGCGGCCCGGCTGCGCGGTCCCTACCTGGCCGGGCTGACGCTCGCCGTGGCGACCGTGGTGCCGTCGGTGACCAGCACGTTCGACGAGACGTTCAACAGCGATCAAGGGCTGTCGGTGGCGCTGGACCCGCCGCCGGAGACGGTGCCGATGGAGCAGTGGCAGGTCTGGCTGTGCTGGAGCGCGGCCCTGATCGTGGTGCTGCTGCTGGCGTTGCTGGTGCGCGGCCGGTTCGGGCGGGACCTGCGTGCGGTCCGGGACGACGAGACCGCGGCGAAGCTGGCCGGCGTCGACGTGGCGCGTACCCAGGTGCTGGCCTTCGTGGTGAGCGCCGCCTGCGCCGGAATCGCCGGCGCGCTGTTCGCCGTGCTCGCGCAGAGTGTGTCGCCCGGCGCGTTCCCGCTGACTCTCTCGCTCTTCCTGCTGATGGCCATCGTGATCGGTGGCCTGGGCAGCCTGTTCGGGGCGTTGTGGGGCGCGGTCCTGCTGGTGCTCCTACCGGCCCTTTCTCAGGCGGTCGGCGAGTCGACCGGGTCCCAGCGGCTCGAGGGCAACCTCGCGCTGGTCGTCTTCGGTGTGGTGCTCGTCGTCGTCATGCTCGCCGCCCCGGGCGGCCTCGCGTCAATTCCATCTCGCATTTCACGCCTGATCAGGAGGAACCGATGA
- a CDS encoding branched-chain amino acid ABC transporter permease: MGEFIYLTFDGLSRGLVYAAFALALVLIWRAARIVNFAQGAMAVAAVYVAWSVTNATGSYWLGFVAALLAGLLLGVTVERVVMRFVDHSSPLNGVVVALGLVLILQGALGIVYGNEFQPMRTPFSRDAFEVGGVALLSRYDLFVVGAVGAVVVALTLLFTRTAVGLRMRAAAFAPDVSRLLGVSVGGMLTLGWALAAAVGSLAGMLVVPTELGVHPTAMDVVFVSAFTAAVVGGLDSPIGAVVGGLVVGLLLSYVSGYVDVTVAPMAVLTLLVVVLLGRPGGLFSSSKARVA; this comes from the coding sequence ATGGGCGAATTCATCTATCTGACCTTCGACGGGCTGAGCCGTGGGCTGGTCTACGCCGCGTTCGCGCTGGCTCTCGTGCTGATCTGGCGGGCGGCCCGGATCGTCAATTTCGCACAGGGCGCGATGGCCGTCGCCGCCGTCTACGTCGCCTGGTCGGTGACGAACGCGACCGGGTCGTACTGGCTCGGGTTCGTGGCGGCACTGCTGGCCGGGCTGTTGCTGGGCGTCACCGTCGAGCGGGTGGTGATGCGGTTCGTGGACCATTCGTCGCCGCTCAACGGGGTGGTGGTGGCGCTCGGCCTGGTCCTGATCCTGCAGGGCGCGCTGGGCATCGTCTACGGCAACGAGTTCCAGCCGATGCGGACGCCGTTCAGCCGGGACGCGTTCGAGGTCGGCGGGGTGGCACTGCTGTCGCGTTACGACCTGTTCGTCGTCGGCGCGGTGGGCGCGGTGGTCGTGGCACTCACGCTGCTGTTCACCCGGACCGCCGTGGGCCTGCGGATGCGGGCGGCGGCCTTCGCACCGGACGTGTCCCGGCTGCTCGGGGTCTCGGTCGGCGGCATGTTGACGCTGGGCTGGGCCCTCGCCGCCGCGGTCGGCTCGCTGGCCGGGATGCTGGTCGTCCCCACCGAGCTGGGAGTGCATCCGACGGCCATGGACGTGGTGTTCGTGTCGGCGTTCACGGCGGCCGTCGTGGGTGGACTGGACAGTCCGATCGGAGCCGTGGTCGGCGGGCTCGTGGTGGGGCTGCTGCTGTCGTACGTCAGCGGATACGTCGACGTCACGGTCGCCCCGATGGCCGTCCTCACCCTGCTCGTGGTGGTGTTGCTCGGCCGGCCGGGCGGACTGTTCTCCAGCTCGAAGGCGAGGGTGGCATGA
- a CDS encoding ABC transporter ATP-binding protein has protein sequence MSGTLLEVEGLTAGYGAAPVLHDVDLTVRPGEIVAVLGANGAGKTTLLRALSGLIRTSRGRVALDGAELAGTRVEHLVRRGIAHVPEGRGVVTELTVDENLRLGGLWRRDRADARVALDEVYELFPPLAQRRSSAGHQLSGGERQMLALGRALVGRPRLLLLDEPSLGLAPKVTGQIMALLRDLRDRTGLAVLLVEQNVRSALSIADEGVVLSLGRVVTRNKASVLRDDTDLRHAYLGF, from the coding sequence ATGAGCGGCACGTTGCTGGAGGTCGAGGGCCTGACCGCCGGGTACGGCGCGGCCCCGGTCCTGCACGATGTGGATCTCACCGTCCGGCCGGGAGAGATCGTCGCCGTCCTCGGCGCGAACGGCGCCGGCAAGACCACTCTGCTGCGCGCCCTGTCCGGGCTGATCAGGACGTCCCGGGGCCGGGTCGCTCTCGACGGCGCCGAGCTGGCCGGCACCAGAGTGGAGCATCTGGTGCGGCGCGGGATCGCCCACGTCCCCGAGGGCCGTGGCGTGGTCACCGAACTGACCGTCGACGAGAACCTACGGCTCGGCGGCCTGTGGCGGCGCGACCGGGCCGACGCCCGCGTGGCGCTCGACGAGGTCTACGAGTTGTTCCCGCCGCTGGCGCAGCGCCGATCCTCCGCCGGTCACCAGCTCTCCGGTGGCGAGCGGCAGATGCTCGCCCTGGGCCGCGCCCTGGTCGGACGGCCGAGACTGCTGCTGCTCGACGAGCCGTCGCTGGGGTTGGCGCCGAAAGTGACCGGCCAGATCATGGCCCTGCTGCGTGACCTGCGGGATCGCACCGGCCTCGCGGTGCTGCTGGTCGAGCAGAACGTGCGCAGCGCGCTCTCCATCGCCGACGAGGGGGTGGTGCTGTCGCTGGGCCGGGTGGTCACCCGCAACAAGGCCTCGGTGCTCCGCGACGACACCGATCTCCGACACGCCTACCTGGGGTTCTGA
- a CDS encoding ABC transporter ATP-binding protein: protein MSTDPPLKELALHDITVRFGGLTALDTVSLRVAPGRIVGVIGPNGAGKTTLFNVISGFVQPTSGSLTLDGKPWRPRPHHLNRLGISRTLQGVGQFAGMTVLENVMVGARHRRAETEALAALERCGVAGFAEAYPAALPYAIRKRVELARALVAKPRILMLDEPAGGLDADEIRWLGTLITEIGTTVLLVEHHMDLVMSVCDEILVLDFGKPIALGTPGEISANPKVTEAYLGVAA, encoded by the coding sequence ATGTCAACAGACCCTCCCCTTAAAGAGTTGGCACTCCACGACATCACCGTCCGCTTCGGCGGCCTGACCGCTCTCGACACCGTCTCCCTGCGCGTGGCCCCGGGCCGGATCGTGGGCGTCATCGGGCCGAACGGCGCCGGCAAGACCACTCTCTTCAACGTCATCAGCGGTTTCGTGCAGCCGACCTCCGGGTCGCTCACGCTCGACGGCAAGCCGTGGCGGCCACGCCCGCACCACCTCAACCGGCTCGGGATCTCCCGGACTCTTCAAGGTGTCGGCCAGTTCGCCGGCATGACCGTCCTGGAGAACGTGATGGTCGGCGCAAGACACCGGCGGGCCGAGACCGAGGCACTGGCCGCTTTGGAGCGATGCGGCGTCGCGGGGTTTGCGGAGGCATATCCAGCAGCTTTGCCGTACGCGATCCGCAAACGCGTCGAGCTGGCTCGCGCCCTGGTCGCGAAGCCACGCATCCTGATGCTCGACGAGCCGGCGGGCGGCCTGGACGCCGACGAGATCCGCTGGCTGGGCACCCTGATCACCGAGATCGGCACCACCGTTCTGCTGGTCGAGCACCACATGGACCTGGTGATGTCGGTCTGCGACGAGATCCTGGTGCTGGACTTCGGCAAGCCGATCGCGCTCGGCACCCCGGGTGAGATCAGTGCGAACCCCAAGGTCACCGAGGCCTATCTCGGCGTCGCGGCCTGA
- a CDS encoding alpha-ketoglutarate-dependent dioxygenase AlkB, giving the protein MTSAYQPSFFDLISGPAETVAPLTGRPARHRLTAGAWVDVLPGWLHGSDAVFETLLGIDWRAERRKMFDDVVDVPRLLRWFGPREPLPHPALTAAKAELNRHYAEELGEEFVTAGMCLYRDGRDSVAWHGDTLGRSATEDTLVAIVSFGSPRNLLLRPRAGGHDTLRFPLGHGDLIVMGGSCQRTWEHAVPKTAKPVGPRVSVQFRPVGVA; this is encoded by the coding sequence ATGACCAGCGCCTACCAGCCTTCGTTCTTCGACCTGATCTCCGGGCCGGCCGAGACGGTCGCACCACTGACCGGCCGGCCGGCCCGGCATCGGCTCACCGCAGGCGCCTGGGTCGACGTGCTTCCCGGGTGGCTGCACGGCTCCGACGCCGTCTTCGAGACCCTGCTCGGCATCGACTGGCGTGCCGAGCGGCGGAAGATGTTCGACGACGTCGTCGACGTCCCCCGGCTCCTGCGGTGGTTCGGCCCACGGGAGCCGCTGCCACATCCCGCCTTGACCGCGGCGAAAGCCGAGCTGAACCGGCACTACGCCGAGGAGCTGGGCGAGGAGTTCGTGACCGCGGGCATGTGTCTCTACCGCGACGGGCGCGACAGCGTGGCCTGGCACGGCGACACCCTCGGCCGGTCCGCCACCGAGGACACCCTGGTCGCGATCGTCTCGTTCGGTTCGCCACGCAACCTGCTGTTGCGACCACGGGCCGGCGGGCACGACACTCTGCGGTTCCCACTCGGGCACGGCGATCTGATCGTGATGGGCGGCTCCTGTCAGCGCACCTGGGAGCACGCCGTGCCGAAGACCGCGAAGCCGGTCGGGCCGCGGGTCAGCGTGCAGTTCCGGCCCGTCGGAGTGGCCTGA
- a CDS encoding MFS transporter: MVERNPRRWLILGVLCLTLLVVVVDNMVLNIAIPALIRDLGASTADIQWIIDAYILVFAGVLLTAGSLADRHGRRLGLVIGLIIFGGASALATVCESPGQLIAIRGLMGLGAAFLMPGTLAILTTVFDEDERKKAIAIWSSVLMLGALGGPTLGGLLLEHFWWGSVFLLNIPIAALGLLAALAFIPESKGPASRPDTVGALLSTIGMTALIWGVISAPEHGWESLRTSGGFVVALVALTGFILWERRVAEPMLPLELFRNRNFRGASLALVLLSFSAGGVMLAITQYLQFVLGYEPIQAGTAFIPMIVTTMVFNGVGVVVDKRFGARVALSAGLLLVAGGFAILASLDPQDGYLKLATALVVIGMGSGVAAPAAVGTLLGALPPERAGVGSAVNDTVQQVGTALSVAVLGSVLTTAYRAALPDGVSGPARESLGDALRAGDPGLADAARDAFVDAIAVTSLVGVVGGVAAAILAAAVLRPKPGTDPEAADPLSTEADAPNELSTDSESAPAGIERQY, from the coding sequence ATGGTCGAACGCAATCCGCGGCGCTGGCTGATCCTGGGTGTGCTCTGCCTGACCCTGCTCGTTGTCGTCGTGGACAACATGGTGCTGAACATCGCTATCCCGGCACTGATCCGCGACCTGGGCGCGAGCACCGCCGACATTCAGTGGATCATCGACGCCTACATCCTGGTCTTCGCCGGCGTGCTGCTCACGGCGGGCAGCCTCGCCGACCGGCACGGCCGCCGCCTCGGCCTGGTCATCGGCCTGATCATTTTCGGTGGCGCCTCCGCGCTGGCCACCGTCTGCGAGAGCCCCGGACAGCTGATCGCGATCCGTGGCCTGATGGGCCTGGGCGCCGCCTTCCTCATGCCGGGCACGCTCGCCATCCTCACCACGGTCTTCGACGAGGACGAGCGCAAGAAGGCGATCGCCATCTGGAGCTCGGTGCTCATGCTCGGTGCTCTCGGCGGCCCGACCCTGGGCGGCCTGCTTCTGGAGCACTTCTGGTGGGGCTCGGTCTTCCTGCTCAACATTCCGATCGCCGCTCTGGGCCTGCTGGCCGCGCTGGCCTTCATCCCCGAGTCGAAAGGCCCGGCGTCGCGGCCCGACACGGTGGGCGCACTGCTCTCCACGATCGGCATGACCGCCCTGATCTGGGGCGTCATCTCGGCTCCGGAGCACGGCTGGGAGTCACTGCGAACCTCTGGCGGATTCGTCGTCGCCCTGGTCGCCCTGACCGGCTTCATCCTCTGGGAGCGCCGGGTCGCCGAGCCGATGCTGCCACTGGAACTCTTCCGGAACCGCAATTTCCGAGGAGCCAGCCTGGCACTGGTGCTGCTGTCCTTCTCTGCCGGTGGCGTGATGCTGGCGATCACGCAGTACCTCCAGTTCGTTCTCGGTTATGAGCCGATCCAGGCGGGCACCGCCTTCATCCCGATGATCGTGACGACGATGGTCTTCAACGGCGTCGGCGTGGTGGTCGACAAGCGATTCGGTGCACGGGTGGCGCTGTCGGCCGGGTTGCTGCTGGTGGCGGGCGGGTTCGCGATCCTCGCCTCGCTCGATCCCCAGGACGGCTATCTGAAACTGGCGACCGCACTCGTAGTCATCGGCATGGGCAGTGGTGTCGCGGCGCCGGCCGCGGTCGGGACGCTGCTCGGCGCGCTGCCGCCCGAGCGGGCCGGTGTCGGGTCCGCTGTCAACGACACGGTGCAGCAGGTGGGGACGGCACTCAGCGTCGCCGTACTGGGAAGCGTGCTGACCACCGCATACCGCGCGGCTTTGCCGGACGGTGTCTCCGGACCCGCCCGGGAGTCGCTCGGTGACGCCTTGCGGGCCGGCGATCCGGGGCTCGCGGACGCGGCCCGGGATGCTTTCGTGGACGCCATCGCGGTCACCTCCCTGGTAGGCGTGGTGGGTGGGGTCGCGGCGGCGATCCTGGCCGCCGCGGTGCTGCGTCCGAAGCCTGGCACGGATCCGGAGGCGGCCGATCCGTTGTCCACAGAGGCGGATGCGCCCAACGAGTTGTCCACAGATTCGGAATCGGCGCCCGCCGGAATCGAACGTCAGTACTAA
- a CDS encoding TetR/AcrR family transcriptional regulator yields the protein MPDFTDSVWTRPARTRTGQPTLSREQIVRSAIELLDTEGPAGLSMRRLGARLGSGATSLYWHVATKDDLLELAVDEVMGEIYVPEAGDAPWRVGVSVMANGTRAMLLRHPWVIGLLGTRPTIGPNVLRMSDRIVALFSAAGFRGPDLSHAYSLVNAHVIGAATTEAAVAAAVRRSGQPAAELRESLQPYMEKVAREHDAYERWRQEDGVAEMNPEAAFAQSFAFGLDRILDGLELWLNSRDDKV from the coding sequence ATGCCCGACTTCACCGACTCGGTGTGGACCCGACCAGCCCGCACCCGCACCGGTCAGCCGACCCTCAGCCGGGAGCAGATCGTCCGCTCCGCGATCGAACTCCTCGACACCGAGGGCCCGGCCGGACTGAGCATGCGTCGCCTCGGTGCCCGGCTCGGTTCCGGTGCCACCTCGCTCTACTGGCACGTCGCCACCAAGGACGACCTGCTCGAACTGGCCGTCGACGAGGTGATGGGCGAGATCTACGTGCCCGAAGCAGGCGACGCGCCCTGGCGGGTCGGCGTCTCGGTGATGGCCAACGGAACCCGGGCCATGCTGCTGCGCCACCCCTGGGTGATCGGGCTGCTCGGCACCCGGCCCACCATCGGGCCGAACGTGTTGCGGATGAGCGACCGCATCGTCGCCCTGTTCTCCGCTGCGGGGTTCCGCGGCCCCGACCTGTCACACGCGTATTCGCTGGTGAACGCACATGTCATCGGCGCTGCGACCACCGAGGCGGCCGTCGCGGCGGCGGTCCGGCGATCCGGGCAGCCGGCGGCCGAGCTGCGGGAGAGCCTGCAGCCCTACATGGAGAAGGTCGCCCGGGAACACGATGCCTACGAGCGTTGGCGACAGGAGGACGGCGTCGCCGAGATGAACCCGGAGGCCGCGTTCGCGCAGAGCTTCGCCTTCGGCCTGGACCGCATCCTCGACGGTCTCGAACTATGGCTGAACAGCCGGGACGACAAGGTTTGA
- a CDS encoding succinate dehydrogenase/fumarate reductase iron-sulfur subunit, whose protein sequence is MKRHFRVWRGDAAGGDLRDFDVEVNEGEVVLDIIHRLQATEVPDLACRWNCKAGKCGSCSMEINGKPRLGCMTRMSTFTADETITITPIRTFPVIRDLVTDVSFNYEKARETPAFAPPPGVATGEYRMQQVDVERSQEFRKCIECFLCQNTCHVIRDHDENKPAFSGPRSFIRAAELDMHPLDARTDRKEYAQASQGLGYCNITKCCSEVCPEHIKITDNAIIPMKERVVDRRYDPLVWLGRKIFRRDQLESTSAPASVSTVNPSMSSARLPEGPPVGPDGHMDIAEMAAPLQGGLSPFGDDISFPLPPEQVTYHHPEPDKPKDH, encoded by the coding sequence GTGAAACGCCACTTTCGTGTCTGGCGCGGCGACGCGGCCGGCGGCGACCTGCGGGACTTCGACGTCGAGGTGAACGAGGGCGAGGTCGTCCTCGACATCATCCACCGGCTGCAGGCCACCGAGGTGCCCGATCTGGCCTGCCGCTGGAACTGCAAAGCCGGCAAATGCGGCTCCTGCTCGATGGAGATCAACGGAAAGCCGCGGCTCGGGTGCATGACCCGGATGTCGACGTTCACCGCGGACGAGACCATCACCATCACGCCGATCCGGACCTTCCCGGTGATCCGCGATCTGGTCACCGATGTGTCCTTCAACTACGAGAAGGCCCGGGAGACGCCCGCGTTCGCGCCGCCGCCCGGAGTCGCGACCGGCGAGTACCGGATGCAGCAGGTCGACGTGGAACGCAGCCAGGAGTTCCGCAAGTGCATCGAGTGTTTCCTCTGCCAGAACACCTGCCACGTCATCCGCGACCACGACGAGAACAAGCCCGCCTTCTCCGGTCCTCGATCCTTCATCCGGGCCGCCGAGCTGGACATGCACCCACTCGACGCCCGCACCGACCGTAAGGAGTACGCGCAGGCCAGCCAGGGTCTCGGCTACTGCAACATCACCAAGTGCTGCAGTGAGGTCTGCCCCGAACACATCAAGATCACCGACAACGCGATCATCCCGATGAAGGAGCGTGTGGTGGACCGCCGTTACGACCCGCTCGTCTGGCTGGGCCGCAAGATCTTCCGCCGCGACCAGCTCGAATCCACCTCCGCCCCGGCCTCCGTCTCCACAGTCAATCCGTCGATGTCCAGCGCCCGCCTGCCTGAAGGCCCGCCGGTCGGCCCCGACGGTCACATGGACATCGCCGAGATGGCGGCGCCGCTGCAGGGCGGCCTCTCCCCCTTCGGCGACGACATCAGCTTTCCTCTCCCGCCGGAGCAGGTCACCTACCACCACCCCGAACCGGACAAACCCAAGGACCACTGA
- a CDS encoding fumarate reductase/succinate dehydrogenase flavoprotein subunit encodes MSTTIERHLYDVVVIGAGGAGLRAAIEARLAGKRTAIISKSLLGKAHTVMAEGGAAAAMGNVNSRDSWMVHFRDTMRGGKFLNNFRMAELHAKEAPERIWELETYGALFDRTKDGKISQRNFGGHEYPRLAHVGDRTGLELIRTLQQKIVSLQQEDYAETGSYDSRIRVFQETTITELMLDGDRVAGAFGYYRESGEFLLLEAPAVVLATGGVGRSYKVTSNSWEYTGDGHALALRAGATLINMEFLQFHPTGMVWPPSVKGILVTESVRGDGGVLRNSDNKRFMFDYVPDVFRKQYAETEEEGDRWYSDPDNNRRPPELLPRDEVARAINSEVKAGRGSPAGGVFLDIASRMPAEQIIRRLPSMHHQFKELADVDITKEPMEVGPTCHYVMGGVEVEPDTGAALGTVQGLFAAGEVSGGMHGSNRLGGNSLSDLLVFGKRAGEHASAYVDTLRVRPKPAKVDVAAAVEVALAPLARTGGENPYTLQQDLQVVMGDLVGIIRREGELTDALKRLHELRARVADVGAEGGRRYNPGWHLALDLRNMLVVSECTARAALEREESRGGHTREDFPAMNPAWRRINLVCSLDGSGGVHLERKPVPSMRAELIALFERSELAKYLTDEELAEVEAE; translated from the coding sequence ATGAGCACCACGATCGAACGGCACCTCTACGACGTCGTCGTCATCGGGGCCGGTGGCGCCGGTCTGCGTGCGGCGATCGAGGCACGGCTCGCCGGGAAACGCACCGCGATCATCTCGAAGTCGCTGCTCGGCAAGGCGCACACGGTGATGGCCGAGGGCGGCGCGGCGGCTGCGATGGGCAACGTGAACTCGCGCGACAGCTGGATGGTCCACTTCCGGGACACCATGCGGGGCGGCAAGTTCCTGAACAACTTCCGGATGGCCGAACTGCACGCCAAGGAAGCGCCGGAACGGATCTGGGAACTGGAGACCTACGGGGCTCTTTTCGATCGTACGAAAGACGGAAAGATCTCTCAACGGAACTTCGGCGGCCATGAATATCCACGGCTGGCGCACGTCGGCGACCGGACCGGCCTCGAACTGATCCGGACCCTGCAGCAGAAGATCGTCTCGCTGCAGCAGGAGGATTACGCCGAGACCGGCTCGTACGACTCGCGGATCCGGGTCTTCCAGGAGACCACGATCACCGAGCTGATGCTCGACGGCGACCGGGTGGCCGGGGCGTTCGGCTACTACCGGGAATCCGGCGAGTTCCTGCTCCTCGAAGCGCCGGCGGTGGTGCTGGCCACCGGCGGGGTCGGCCGCAGTTACAAGGTCACCTCGAACTCCTGGGAGTACACCGGCGACGGCCACGCGCTGGCCCTGCGCGCCGGGGCGACCCTGATCAACATGGAGTTCCTGCAGTTCCACCCGACCGGCATGGTCTGGCCGCCCAGTGTGAAGGGCATCCTGGTCACCGAGTCGGTCCGGGGTGACGGCGGGGTGCTGCGCAACTCCGACAACAAGCGATTCATGTTCGACTACGTCCCCGACGTCTTCCGCAAGCAGTACGCGGAGACCGAGGAGGAGGGCGACCGCTGGTACTCCGATCCCGACAACAACCGGCGCCCGCCCGAACTGCTGCCCCGCGACGAGGTGGCCCGGGCCATCAACAGCGAGGTCAAGGCGGGCCGGGGCAGTCCGGCCGGCGGGGTGTTCCTGGACATCGCCAGCCGGATGCCGGCCGAGCAGATCATCCGGCGACTGCCGTCGATGCATCACCAGTTCAAGGAACTGGCCGACGTCGACATCACCAAGGAACCGATGGAGGTCGGGCCGACCTGCCACTACGTGATGGGCGGCGTCGAAGTCGAACCCGACACCGGGGCGGCGCTCGGCACGGTTCAGGGGCTGTTCGCGGCCGGCGAGGTGTCCGGCGGCATGCACGGCTCCAACCGGCTCGGCGGAAACTCGCTCTCCGACCTGCTCGTCTTCGGCAAACGCGCCGGGGAGCACGCGTCCGCCTATGTGGACACGCTGCGGGTGCGGCCGAAACCCGCGAAGGTCGATGTCGCCGCGGCGGTCGAGGTCGCTCTCGCACCCCTTGCTCGTACGGGTGGGGAGAACCCGTACACCCTCCAGCAGGATCTTCAAGTGGTGATGGGTGACCTGGTCGGCATCATCCGGCGTGAGGGTGAGCTGACCGACGCGCTCAAGCGTCTCCACGAGCTGCGCGCCCGCGTCGCCGACGTGGGCGCCGAGGGCGGTCGGCGTTACAACCCCGGCTGGCATCTGGCTCTCGACCTGCGCAACATGCTGGTCGTCTCGGAGTGCACCGCACGCGCCGCGCTGGAGCGGGAGGAGTCCCGCGGCGGGCACACCCGCGAGGACTTCCCGGCGATGAACCCGGCATGGCGGCGGATCAACCTGGTCTGCTCGCTGGACGGCTCCGGTGGGGTGCATTTGGAACGCAAGCCGGTGCCGTCGATGCGGGCCGAGCTGATCGCCCTGTTCGAGCGCAGTGAACTGGCGAAATACCTGACCGATGAGGAACTGGCCGAGGTGGAGGCAGAGTGA